One genomic region from Prevotella sp. Rep29 encodes:
- a CDS encoding efflux RND transporter permease subunit — protein sequence MTFTTFIKRPVLSTVISVLIVILGFIGLVSLPIEQYPDIAPPTVVVYTSYQGADAETVKNSVLAPLEESINGVENMTYMTSSASNAGSASIQIYFRQGTNADMCAVNVQNRVSQAQALLPAEVTRVGVTVMKRQTSQVIMYTLTSDGRYDDEFLTNYANINIVPALKRIQGVGDVQSPGMKTYSMRIWLKPEVMKQYGLMPTDITGALAEQNVEAAPGAFGEQSNVAFEYTMRYRGRLKTAEEFGNIIISSDQSGQTLKLKDVAKIELGGLQYSVSMKNNNKPSVMGMVQQIAGSNATQIASEVKKELENQAKNFPPGMVYKINYDVTEFLFASIEEVVKTLFITLLLVFLVVYVFLQDIRSTLIPMIAVPVSLIGTFFFLSIFGFSINLLTLSALLLAIAIVVDDAIVVVEAVHAKLDMGYKSALTASIDAMNEISGAIISITLVMASVFIPVSFIGGTSGTFYREFGVTMAVSIFISALNALTLSPALCAIFLKPKNEDGTERKMSRVERFHTAFNTSYEKIQGKYKKSVEKLVRKPMAIGIAVLIGIVALVVTMKTTKTGLVPDEDTGTLFCMVSMPPATSVARTQEIIDQVDSMLASNPAIQSREQLQGYNFIAGAGSDQATFIIKLKPFSERKPEISSFKDWLMSWVINPMDANMVLGMIYKQAAQIKDAQILAFAPPMVQGYSLSNGLSIVMEDKTGGDLTKFYNITMQYLAELNKRPEIQMAMTSYNPNYPQYMIDVDVAKCKQSGISPSLVLTTLQGYYGGLYASNFNAYGKLYRVMVQGDPESRKTPEGLNSIYVRTPHGMAPINEFCSMKRVYGPANINRFNLFTSINVTATVNSGYSTGEAIKAVEEVAQEMLPQGYTYEFSGLTREEASSTNSTALIFVLCFIFIYLILSAQYESYILPLSVVLSVPFGLAGAFLFTQLFGHANDIYMQISLIMLIGLLAKNAILIVQFALERRQTGMAILWSAVLGAAARLRPILMTSLAMVIGLLPMMFASGVGKNGNQTLGAAAVGGMLIGTICQVFVVPALFVIFQSLQEKFTPLKFDEEEDADLAGELEQYASGRPVDYKLEE from the coding sequence ATGACATTTACAACATTCATAAAACGTCCGGTACTCTCGACGGTTATCTCCGTGCTAATCGTCATTCTGGGATTCATCGGACTCGTATCGCTGCCGATAGAGCAGTATCCCGACATCGCCCCGCCGACGGTAGTGGTCTATACCTCCTATCAGGGTGCCGATGCCGAGACGGTGAAAAACTCCGTGCTCGCACCGCTGGAGGAGAGTATCAACGGTGTGGAGAACATGACCTACATGACGTCGTCGGCATCCAATGCCGGTTCGGCGAGCATCCAAATCTATTTTCGTCAGGGAACCAATGCCGACATGTGTGCGGTGAACGTGCAGAACCGTGTGAGCCAGGCGCAGGCGTTGCTGCCTGCCGAGGTGACGCGCGTCGGTGTGACCGTCATGAAGCGCCAGACCTCGCAGGTCATCATGTACACGCTGACCTCCGACGGTCGCTATGACGACGAGTTCCTGACCAACTATGCCAACATCAACATCGTGCCGGCGCTGAAGCGTATCCAGGGTGTGGGTGACGTGCAGTCGCCCGGTATGAAAACCTATTCGATGCGTATCTGGCTGAAGCCCGAGGTGATGAAGCAGTATGGCTTGATGCCGACCGACATCACCGGTGCACTGGCAGAGCAGAACGTCGAGGCGGCTCCCGGCGCGTTCGGTGAGCAGAGCAACGTGGCGTTCGAATATACCATGCGTTACCGCGGACGACTGAAGACCGCCGAGGAGTTCGGCAACATCATCATCAGCAGCGACCAGAGCGGTCAGACGCTGAAACTGAAGGATGTGGCGAAGATAGAACTGGGCGGATTGCAGTACAGCGTGTCCATGAAGAACAACAACAAGCCCTCAGTGATGGGTATGGTGCAGCAGATTGCCGGTTCGAACGCGACACAGATTGCCAGCGAAGTGAAGAAAGAGTTGGAGAATCAAGCCAAGAACTTCCCGCCGGGCATGGTCTATAAAATCAATTACGACGTGACCGAATTCCTCTTCGCATCTATCGAGGAGGTGGTGAAGACGCTGTTCATCACGCTGTTGCTCGTATTCCTCGTGGTGTATGTGTTCCTGCAGGACATCCGTTCGACGTTGATTCCGATGATTGCCGTGCCGGTATCGCTCATCGGTACGTTCTTCTTCCTGAGCATTTTCGGCTTCTCCATCAACCTGCTCACGCTCTCGGCATTGCTTCTGGCGATTGCCATTGTGGTGGACGACGCCATTGTGGTGGTCGAAGCCGTGCATGCCAAGCTCGATATGGGCTATAAGAGTGCACTGACGGCAAGTATCGACGCGATGAATGAGATTTCTGGTGCGATTATTTCCATCACGCTCGTGATGGCATCGGTGTTCATCCCGGTGTCGTTCATCGGCGGAACGTCCGGAACGTTCTACAGGGAGTTTGGTGTGACCATGGCGGTGAGCATCTTCATCTCAGCTCTGAACGCCCTGACGCTGTCTCCGGCACTTTGTGCCATCTTCCTGAAACCGAAGAACGAGGACGGGACGGAGCGCAAGATGAGCCGCGTGGAGCGATTCCACACCGCTTTCAACACCTCTTATGAGAAGATACAAGGCAAGTATAAGAAGAGCGTGGAGAAGCTCGTGCGCAAGCCGATGGCTATCGGCATCGCCGTATTGATAGGTATCGTTGCCCTGGTGGTTACGATGAAAACGACGAAGACCGGTCTGGTGCCCGACGAAGACACGGGAACACTGTTCTGTATGGTCAGCATGCCGCCTGCAACCAGCGTGGCACGCACCCAGGAGATTATCGACCAGGTGGACTCGATGCTGGCTTCGAACCCAGCCATTCAGAGTCGCGAGCAGTTGCAAGGCTATAACTTTATTGCCGGTGCCGGTTCAGACCAGGCGACGTTCATCATCAAACTCAAACCCTTCTCCGAGCGCAAACCGGAGATATCCAGTTTCAAAGACTGGCTGATGTCGTGGGTCATCAATCCGATGGACGCCAACATGGTGCTGGGTATGATTTATAAACAGGCAGCCCAGATAAAGGATGCGCAGATTCTGGCGTTTGCCCCGCCGATGGTGCAGGGCTACTCGCTGTCGAACGGTCTGAGCATCGTGATGGAAGACAAGACCGGCGGCGACCTGACCAAGTTCTATAACATCACCATGCAGTATCTGGCAGAGCTGAACAAGCGTCCGGAGATTCAGATGGCGATGACCTCTTACAACCCGAACTATCCGCAGTATATGATTGACGTGGATGTGGCAAAGTGTAAGCAATCGGGCATCTCGCCCTCCTTGGTGCTTACCACGCTGCAGGGATATTACGGAGGTCTGTATGCTTCGAACTTCAACGCCTATGGTAAGCTCTACCGTGTGATGGTGCAGGGCGACCCCGAAAGTCGGAAGACTCCTGAAGGGTTGAACAGTATCTATGTGCGCACGCCGCATGGCATGGCTCCTATCAATGAGTTCTGCTCCATGAAGCGCGTGTATGGTCCTGCCAACATCAACCGCTTCAACCTCTTCACCAGTATCAACGTGACGGCTACCGTCAACAGCGGCTATTCTACGGGTGAGGCTATCAAGGCGGTGGAAGAAGTGGCACAGGAGATGCTGCCGCAAGGATATACCTATGAGTTCTCCGGTCTGACCCGTGAGGAAGCCAGCTCGACGAACTCGACGGCATTGATTTTCGTGCTCTGCTTCATTTTCATCTACCTGATTCTCTCAGCGCAGTATGAAAGTTACATTCTGCCCTTGTCGGTGGTTCTCTCCGTACCGTTCGGACTGGCAGGGGCCTTCCTGTTCACGCAGTTGTTCGGTCATGCCAACGACATCTACATGCAGATTTCGCTGATTATGCTGATTGGTTTGTTGGCGAAGAATGCCATCCTGATTGTGCAGTTCGCTTTGGAACGCCGCCAGACGGGTATGGCAATCTTATGGTCGGCAGTGCTCGGAGCTGCAGCCCGTCTGCGTCCGATTCTGATGACCTCGCTCGCAATGGTGATCGGTCTGCTCCCGATGATGTTTGCTTCGGGTGTGGGCAAGAACGGAAACCAGACGCTCGGTGCCGCCGCCGTCGGTGGTATGTTGATAGGTACGATCTGTCAGGTATTTGTAGTGCCCGCATTGTTTGTCATCTTTCAGTCCCTGCAGGAGAAGTTCACACCGTTGAAATTCGATGAGGAAGAAGATGCCGACCTGGCTGGCGAACTGGAGCAGTATGCAAGTGGTCGTCCCGTAGATTATAAACTGGAGGAATAA
- a CDS encoding efflux RND transporter periplasmic adaptor subunit, with the protein MKKDRILLVAAMAALLVSCGGKKGGMPNFGDNEFPVKTVGTSNADLQTSYPATIKGVQDVEIRPKTTGFITRVYVQEGQSVGAGQMLFALDDGPSQAQVRQAQAAVNTARAQVNTAKLTYDNSQKLFESSVIGNYELQTAKNTYESAQAQLAQAQASLSAAREALSFCYVKSPASGIIGSLPYKVGTLVSPSVQPALTTVSNNSVMEVYFSMAEKDMLEMSKTSGSMKNAIAEFPEVKLQLADGTIFNQAGHVSKVSGVIDAATGAVSMIARFPNPQGLLKSGGSGSIIIPKTASNSIVIPQQCVMEVQNKYFVYVLGAKNKVKYTEITVAPHNDGMNYVVTSGLKVGDKYVTNGLTKLSDDMEIKPITPEQYEKKVAEAEKLGENQSSPSKFGDAMK; encoded by the coding sequence ATGAAAAAAGACAGAATTTTGCTTGTGGCAGCGATGGCAGCCCTGTTGGTTTCCTGTGGTGGAAAGAAGGGTGGCATGCCCAATTTTGGCGACAATGAGTTTCCCGTGAAGACGGTCGGCACGTCGAATGCCGACTTGCAGACGTCGTATCCGGCAACCATCAAGGGTGTTCAGGACGTGGAGATACGTCCGAAGACGACTGGGTTTATCACCCGCGTGTATGTTCAGGAAGGTCAGTCGGTAGGTGCCGGTCAGATGCTCTTCGCACTTGACGACGGTCCGTCGCAGGCACAAGTGCGCCAGGCGCAGGCTGCGGTAAACACGGCTCGTGCGCAGGTGAATACGGCGAAGCTGACTTACGACAACAGTCAGAAACTGTTTGAGAGCAGCGTCATCGGAAATTATGAACTTCAGACGGCAAAGAACACCTATGAAAGTGCGCAGGCACAGTTGGCACAGGCGCAGGCTTCCCTTTCGGCAGCGCGCGAGGCGCTGAGCTTCTGCTATGTGAAGAGCCCTGCAAGCGGCATCATCGGCAGTCTGCCGTATAAGGTTGGAACGCTGGTGAGCCCCTCGGTTCAGCCCGCACTGACCACGGTTTCGAACAACAGCGTGATGGAAGTTTATTTCTCGATGGCGGAAAAAGACATGCTGGAGATGTCGAAGACCTCCGGCAGCATGAAGAATGCGATTGCCGAGTTCCCCGAAGTGAAACTTCAGTTGGCTGACGGTACGATTTTCAACCAGGCGGGACACGTGTCGAAGGTGAGCGGTGTCATTGATGCTGCCACGGGTGCCGTGTCGATGATTGCCCGTTTCCCCAACCCCCAGGGGTTGCTGAAGAGCGGCGGTTCCGGTTCGATTATCATTCCGAAAACCGCCTCCAACTCCATCGTCATTCCGCAGCAGTGCGTGATGGAGGTGCAGAACAAGTATTTCGTGTATGTGCTCGGAGCGAAAAACAAGGTGAAATATACTGAAATCACGGTGGCTCCGCACAATGATGGCATGAACTATGTCGTGACGAGCGGCCTGAAGGTCGGCGACAAGTATGTGACCAACGGACTGACGAAGCTCAGCGACGATATGGAAATCAAACCCATCACCCCCGAGCAGTATGAGAAAAAGGTGGCAGAGGCAGAGAAACTGGGTGAGAACCAGAGTTCTCCGAGCAAGTTCGGCGATGCCATGAAATAA
- a CDS encoding CCA tRNA nucleotidyltransferase produces the protein MKLYSDAELAQLLDQPIFHTISAVADEMGVECYVVGGYVRDIFLERPSNDIDVVVVGSGIAVAQALKQRLGKKAILSVFRNFGTAQVKVKGGLEIEFVGARRESYSHDSRKPIVEDGTLEDDQNRRDFTINAMAICLNKKRFGELVDPFGGLDDLEDGIIRTPLDPDVTFSDDPLRMLRCIRFAAQLNFMIEEETFDALERNAERLHIISGERIADELNKIMMTATPSKGLYDLYRCGLLQIILPELCQLDLVETRNGRAHKNNFYHTLEVLDNVAKASSNLYLRWAALLHDIGKPKSKRWDNLAGWTFHNHNFIGAKMVPGIFRRLKLPMDAKMKYVQKLVDLHMRPIAIADDGVTDSAVRRLLNDAGDDIDDLMTLCEADITSKNSQRKAQFRENFRIVREKLTDLKEKDYKRLLQPCINGNEIMEMFHLSPGIEVGALKQCLKDAVLDNRVPNEREALMELLKKKAKQMGLDAK, from the coding sequence ATGAAACTATATTCCGATGCCGAACTGGCGCAACTGTTAGACCAGCCGATATTCCACACGATTTCCGCCGTCGCCGACGAGATGGGGGTGGAGTGTTATGTGGTGGGTGGCTACGTGCGCGACATCTTCCTCGAACGCCCGTCGAACGATATTGACGTGGTGGTCGTGGGCAGCGGCATCGCCGTGGCACAAGCCCTCAAACAACGATTGGGGAAAAAGGCAATCCTCTCCGTCTTCCGCAATTTCGGAACGGCGCAGGTGAAAGTAAAAGGAGGGCTTGAAATTGAGTTTGTCGGAGCTCGGCGGGAGAGCTATAGCCACGACTCGCGGAAACCGATTGTGGAGGACGGAACGCTCGAGGACGACCAGAACCGTCGCGACTTCACCATCAATGCGATGGCGATTTGCCTGAACAAAAAGCGCTTCGGCGAACTCGTCGATCCGTTCGGAGGTCTCGACGACCTGGAGGACGGCATCATACGCACACCGCTCGACCCTGATGTCACTTTCTCCGACGACCCGTTGCGCATGCTCCGCTGCATACGCTTCGCTGCCCAGCTGAACTTCATGATTGAAGAAGAGACGTTCGACGCACTCGAAAGGAATGCCGAACGGCTGCACATCATCAGTGGGGAGCGCATCGCCGACGAACTGAACAAAATCATGATGACCGCCACACCGAGCAAAGGCCTGTACGACCTCTATCGCTGTGGGCTGCTCCAAATCATCCTGCCCGAACTCTGTCAGCTCGACCTCGTGGAGACCCGCAACGGGCGTGCCCACAAGAACAATTTCTATCATACCCTCGAAGTGTTGGACAATGTGGCAAAAGCCTCCTCCAATCTCTACCTTCGCTGGGCGGCTCTGCTCCACGACATCGGGAAACCAAAGAGCAAACGGTGGGACAACCTCGCGGGGTGGACGTTCCATAACCATAACTTCATCGGGGCAAAGATGGTGCCGGGCATCTTCCGCAGACTAAAGCTGCCGATGGATGCAAAGATGAAATATGTGCAGAAACTGGTCGACCTGCACATGCGTCCCATCGCCATTGCCGACGATGGTGTGACCGACAGTGCCGTGCGACGCTTGCTGAACGATGCGGGCGACGACATCGACGACCTTATGACGCTTTGCGAAGCCGACATCACCAGTAAGAACAGTCAGCGAAAGGCACAGTTCCGGGAGAATTTCCGCATCGTGCGCGAGAAACTGACTGACCTGAAAGAGAAAGACTATAAACGGCTTCTGCAGCCGTGCATCAACGGCAACGAAATTATGGAAATGTTCCATCTGAGCCCCGGCATCGAGGTTGGCGCTCTGAAACAATGCCTCAAGGATGCCGTGCTCGATAACCGCGTGCCCAACGAGCGGGAAGCACTCATGGAACTGCTGAAGAAAAAGGCTAAACAAATGGGACTCGACGCCAAATGA
- a CDS encoding DUF1599 domain-containing protein, whose product MKDMSTGEQFRSALAECRSLFEKKLHDYGASWRILRPESLTDQLFIKAKRIRSLEIKKEAKVDEGIRPEFIALINYGIVGLIQLERGYVDKVDLSNEEAIALYDHFASEALELMLKKNHDYDEAWRSMRISSYTDFILTKIQRIKELEDLKGAALVSEGVDANYMDIINYAVFGVIKLSEE is encoded by the coding sequence ATGAAAGATATGAGCACAGGAGAACAATTCCGAAGTGCATTGGCTGAATGCCGCTCGCTCTTTGAGAAAAAACTGCACGACTATGGGGCGTCGTGGCGCATCCTGCGTCCGGAGTCGCTGACCGACCAGCTTTTCATTAAAGCCAAGCGTATCCGCTCGCTCGAAATCAAAAAGGAAGCGAAGGTGGACGAGGGCATCAGACCTGAGTTTATTGCGCTGATCAACTATGGCATCGTAGGATTGATTCAGCTGGAACGTGGCTACGTGGACAAGGTGGACCTGTCGAACGAAGAGGCGATCGCCCTCTATGACCACTTCGCCAGCGAGGCGCTCGAACTGATGCTGAAAAAGAACCACGACTACGACGAGGCATGGCGCTCTATGCGTATCAGCAGTTACACGGATTTCATCCTGACAAAGATACAGCGCATCAAGGAACTGGAAGACCTGAAAGGTGCGGCACTCGTCTCGGAAGGGGTTGACGCCAACTACATGGACATTATCAACTATGCCGTGTTCGGTGTCATCAAACTGTCGGAAGAATAA
- a CDS encoding BT_3928 family protein, whose amino-acid sequence MNVRRIAVNVCRIILAMTFIFSGFVKAVDPLGTQYKIQDYLGALSLHDVLPDWLTLCTSVGLAALEFCLGIFLLFAIHRRVVSKMVLVLMAVMTLISLWLAIWNPVKDCGCFGDAVTLTNGQTLLKNLLLLAAAIVVWKYPLDMMRFISKTNQWIVINYTVVFILVVSAWCLYDRPIFDFRPYHIGANIREGMEIPEGEQGPQFETTFILEKDGVQKTFTLDEYPDSTWTFIDSKTVQTAEGYVPPIHDFSIVRRDNDEDITEEVVSDKGYTFLLIAPQLDKADDSNFGDIDQIYEYCLEHQYPFYCLTASSDDAVREWTERTGAEYPFCTTDETTLKTIIRSNPGLLLLKDGQIIRKWSHNRLPELKAPLATSEYGSLPAESVSGKIIRILLWFVLPLLLLAIADRLWAWTQWVKKKENEIKTTIKKETS is encoded by the coding sequence ATGAATGTCAGACGAATAGCCGTCAACGTATGCCGCATCATCCTTGCGATGACCTTTATCTTCTCGGGATTCGTGAAGGCTGTTGACCCACTGGGCACGCAATACAAGATACAGGACTACCTAGGGGCGCTGTCGCTGCACGACGTCTTGCCCGACTGGCTGACATTATGCACATCCGTCGGACTGGCAGCACTGGAGTTTTGCCTCGGTATTTTCCTGCTCTTTGCCATCCATCGCCGCGTGGTGTCGAAGATGGTGCTGGTGCTCATGGCTGTCATGACGCTCATCTCGCTGTGGCTGGCGATATGGAATCCCGTGAAGGACTGCGGATGCTTCGGCGATGCAGTCACACTGACCAACGGACAGACGCTGCTAAAGAACCTGTTGCTGCTTGCAGCAGCCATCGTCGTCTGGAAATATCCGCTGGACATGATGCGGTTCATTTCGAAGACCAACCAATGGATTGTCATCAACTATACGGTGGTGTTCATCCTCGTGGTCAGCGCATGGTGCCTGTATGACCGACCGATATTCGACTTCCGTCCCTACCATATCGGAGCGAACATCCGCGAAGGAATGGAGATTCCGGAAGGAGAACAAGGACCGCAGTTTGAGACGACGTTCATCCTGGAGAAAGACGGCGTGCAGAAAACGTTCACGCTCGACGAATACCCAGACTCGACCTGGACGTTCATCGACAGCAAGACCGTGCAGACGGCAGAAGGATATGTTCCTCCGATACACGACTTCAGCATCGTGAGACGCGACAACGATGAAGACATCACGGAGGAGGTCGTCAGCGACAAGGGATACACATTCCTGCTGATTGCACCACAGCTCGACAAGGCAGACGACTCGAACTTCGGCGACATCGACCAGATATATGAATATTGTCTGGAGCACCAATATCCCTTCTACTGCCTGACTGCCAGCAGCGACGATGCGGTCAGGGAATGGACGGAGCGCACGGGAGCCGAATACCCGTTCTGCACGACCGACGAGACGACGTTGAAAACCATCATACGGAGCAACCCTGGACTGCTGCTGCTGAAAGACGGACAGATTATCCGCAAGTGGAGCCACAACAGACTGCCGGAGCTGAAAGCGCCGCTTGCCACATCGGAATACGGCAGCCTGCCGGCAGAAAGCGTTTCGGGAAAAATCATCCGAATCCTGCTGTGGTTCGTCCTGCCGCTCCTGCTTCTGGCTATTGCCGACCGGCTGTGGGCATGGACACAATGGGTGAAGAAGAAAGAAAATGAAATAAAAACAACTATAAAAAAAGAAACATCATGA
- the tpiA gene encoding triose-phosphate isomerase, protein MRKKIVAGNWKMNMNLQEGIDLAKELQEMLTAEKPNCDVVICTPFIHLASIAQFLNQDLIGLGAENCADKDKGAYTGEVSAEMVKSTGAKYVIIGHSERREYYHETPEILKEKVLLALQKGLKVIFCIGESLAEREAGKQNEVVKAELEGSVFNLTAEEFRNIVIAYEPIWAIGTGKTATAEQAEEIHAYIRSTVAERYGNEVAEQTSILYGGSCKASNAPELFAKPDIDGGLIGGASLKAADFKGIIDAWK, encoded by the coding sequence ATGAGAAAGAAAATCGTTGCAGGAAACTGGAAAATGAACATGAACCTGCAAGAAGGTATCGACTTGGCTAAAGAACTTCAAGAAATGCTGACAGCAGAGAAGCCCAACTGTGACGTGGTCATCTGTACACCGTTCATCCACCTGGCTTCCATCGCACAATTCCTCAACCAAGACCTCATCGGACTTGGAGCAGAGAACTGCGCCGACAAAGACAAAGGAGCCTATACGGGTGAGGTATCGGCAGAAATGGTGAAGAGCACCGGAGCCAAATATGTCATCATCGGACATTCTGAACGACGCGAATACTACCACGAGACACCGGAGATTCTGAAAGAAAAGGTGCTGCTCGCCCTGCAAAAGGGACTGAAGGTCATCTTCTGCATCGGCGAATCGCTGGCAGAACGCGAGGCTGGAAAACAGAACGAAGTGGTGAAGGCTGAGCTCGAAGGAAGTGTTTTCAACCTGACGGCAGAGGAGTTCCGGAACATCGTTATCGCATACGAACCCATCTGGGCAATCGGAACAGGCAAGACTGCCACCGCAGAGCAAGCGGAGGAGATTCACGCCTACATCCGTTCGACGGTTGCAGAGAGATACGGAAACGAAGTGGCTGAACAAACGTCCATCCTCTATGGAGGCAGTTGCAAGGCAAGCAATGCACCGGAACTCTTTGCAAAACCCGACATCGATGGCGGACTGATTGGAGGCGCATCGCTGAAAGCAGCCGACTTCAAAGGCATCATCGACGCTTGGAAATAA
- a CDS encoding SPOR domain-containing protein, whose amino-acid sequence MNKIVVTLLLTFSCMATAHAQTFLEHLQKKQQGQGTVTVTQSKDLDYLINGVPKPKVDKDSLKKDTVQKEVVKDSTVTEKPHRRLVRKEREPNDESTETMKVDNRKKIMRGTHKVNGYRVQVFSGGNTRADREKAHQAMNRAKQNYPSLPVYTHFFSPHWKCLVGNFIEYKEAEKVLRQMKALGFKQAIIVKSKISVH is encoded by the coding sequence ATGAATAAAATAGTCGTAACGCTATTGCTGACCTTCTCCTGCATGGCAACCGCCCATGCACAGACATTCCTGGAGCACCTGCAGAAAAAGCAGCAGGGGCAAGGGACGGTGACCGTCACACAGAGCAAAGACTTGGATTATCTCATCAACGGAGTGCCTAAGCCAAAAGTGGACAAGGATTCACTGAAAAAGGACACCGTCCAGAAAGAGGTTGTCAAAGACTCTACAGTCACCGAGAAGCCCCATAGAAGACTCGTCAGAAAAGAACGGGAACCGAACGATGAAAGCACGGAAACGATGAAAGTCGATAACCGAAAGAAAATCATGCGTGGCACACATAAAGTCAACGGCTATCGCGTGCAGGTCTTCTCCGGAGGCAACACCCGTGCGGACAGGGAAAAGGCGCATCAAGCCATGAACCGGGCAAAACAGAACTATCCAAGTCTGCCCGTTTACACGCACTTCTTCTCACCTCACTGGAAATGTCTGGTGGGTAACTTCATCGAATACAAGGAAGCCGAGAAAGTGCTGAGGCAGATGAAAGCACTCGGATTCAAGCAGGCGATTATCGTCAAGAGCAAGATTTCCGTCCATTGA
- the folE gene encoding GTP cyclohydrolase I FolE, with protein MNPEIEFRPGLEELAEHYKKIITLLGEDPEREGLQKTPMRVAKAMQILTRGYLQDPNKVLTDALFEEKYNQMVIVKDIDFFSMCEHHMIPFYGKVHVAYIPNGYITGLSKIARVVDIFSHRLQVQERMTQEIRECIEQTLHPMGVMVVVEAKHMCMQMRGVEKQNAITTTSDFCGAFNQAKTREEFMNLLRGESKRI; from the coding sequence ATGAATCCAGAAATTGAATTCCGTCCAGGACTCGAAGAACTGGCGGAACACTATAAAAAGATTATCACCCTGCTGGGGGAAGACCCCGAGAGAGAAGGACTGCAGAAAACGCCTATGCGTGTGGCAAAAGCCATGCAGATTCTCACACGCGGCTACCTGCAAGACCCGAACAAAGTGCTCACCGATGCACTCTTCGAGGAGAAATACAACCAGATGGTTATCGTCAAGGACATCGACTTCTTCTCCATGTGCGAGCACCACATGATTCCCTTCTACGGGAAGGTGCATGTGGCATATATCCCCAACGGCTACATCACAGGGCTAAGCAAGATTGCCCGCGTGGTGGATATCTTCAGCCACCGCCTGCAAGTGCAGGAACGGATGACGCAGGAAATCAGGGAGTGCATCGAACAGACGCTCCACCCCATGGGCGTGATGGTTGTCGTGGAAGCAAAACACATGTGCATGCAGATGCGCGGCGTGGAGAAACAAAACGCCATCACGACGACGAGCGATTTCTGCGGAGCGTTCAACCAAGCCAAAACACGCGAGGAGTTCATGAACCTGCTACGCGGAGAATCAAAGAGAATTTAA